The Bacillus vallismortis genome window below encodes:
- a CDS encoding phage portal protein, which yields MHNQTVRATVFKANAAAPQTKQIYEDDFSDLYGEDIIAPPYNIIELKTIAEYSTILQQCIDAYRVNITGFGFDVEYTFDVNANDVDQTKKQKAEKEWARLEAFYKCLHFDESAEMILGYAIEDREKTGNGFMEVLRDGMGKPAGIEYLDVKYMRVCGADEPVEVSFVYEENGKMKRIKRQKRFRKYVQMINGEKVFFKEYGDPRKMDMRTGEYVNTLAEKYQANEAIHLKIGSGVYGVPRWVGNIVNLYGARKAEELNFMYFKQGRHVPAAITVENGMLSEASYRELQEYMNDLEGVENAHKFLLIEAEGLAKEKDLHGGEDITPVSVEIKSLAEILQNDALFLEYDEKSRNKLRSAFRLPPLYTGEAQEYNRATADTARKITEEQVFQPERKTLVNKLNTLLLPELNIHDVRLTLKGPDFRDPLEIAKVLGPFITAGAVSPNDLRDLAGRVLGKTLEEWPEEMYKRPAGQDAEKTNLTALMQELKESIEEIKTS from the coding sequence ATGCACAATCAAACCGTCAGAGCGACTGTATTCAAAGCCAATGCCGCCGCTCCTCAGACAAAACAAATTTATGAAGATGACTTTTCTGATTTGTATGGAGAGGATATTATCGCACCGCCCTACAACATCATCGAGCTTAAAACCATTGCTGAATACTCGACGATTCTTCAGCAATGCATTGATGCGTACAGGGTGAATATTACAGGTTTTGGCTTTGATGTTGAGTACACGTTTGATGTCAATGCGAATGACGTGGATCAGACGAAAAAGCAAAAAGCGGAAAAAGAATGGGCCAGACTCGAAGCCTTTTATAAATGTCTTCACTTTGACGAATCAGCCGAAATGATTTTAGGCTATGCCATCGAAGACAGAGAAAAAACAGGCAACGGTTTTATGGAAGTGCTACGCGACGGAATGGGAAAACCAGCCGGCATCGAATATTTAGATGTGAAATATATGCGGGTATGCGGAGCCGATGAGCCAGTCGAGGTCTCATTTGTATATGAAGAAAACGGGAAAATGAAAAGGATCAAAAGGCAAAAACGCTTCCGAAAATATGTGCAGATGATCAATGGAGAAAAAGTATTTTTCAAAGAATACGGCGATCCTCGAAAAATGGACATGCGAACGGGTGAATATGTAAACACATTGGCAGAGAAGTATCAAGCGAATGAAGCGATTCACCTCAAAATCGGAAGCGGCGTATACGGGGTGCCCCGCTGGGTCGGCAATATCGTCAATTTATACGGTGCGCGAAAAGCAGAAGAGCTCAATTTTATGTATTTTAAACAGGGCCGTCACGTACCCGCTGCGATCACAGTGGAAAACGGGATGCTGTCGGAAGCTTCTTATCGTGAGCTGCAAGAGTACATGAATGATCTTGAAGGTGTTGAAAACGCCCATAAATTCCTCCTGATTGAAGCGGAGGGACTCGCGAAAGAGAAGGACCTGCACGGGGGCGAGGACATTACACCTGTTTCCGTGGAAATCAAATCCTTGGCGGAAATTCTCCAAAACGACGCCTTGTTTCTTGAGTACGATGAAAAAAGCAGAAATAAGCTGCGCTCGGCGTTCCGCCTCCCGCCGCTTTATACAGGCGAGGCTCAGGAATACAACCGGGCGACAGCGGATACAGCTCGAAAAATCACGGAGGAACAGGTCTTTCAGCCGGAGCGGAAAACGCTCGTGAATAAACTGAACACGCTGCTTTTGCCAGAGCTGAATATTCATGACGTCAGGCTGACATTAAAAGGACCGGACTTTCGTGATCCGCTTGAGATTGCGAAAGTGCTCGGTCCTTTTATTACAGCGGGAGCCGTCTCGCCGAATGATTTACGCGACCTTGCCGGACGGGTGCTTGGCAAAACGCTGGAAGAGTGGCCTGAGGAAATGTATAAACGGCCTGCAGGACAGGATGCGGAAAAGACAAACTTGACTGCGCTCATGCAGGAGCTGAAAGAAAGCATCGAAGAGATCAAAACGTCCTGA
- a CDS encoding PBSX family phage terminase large subunit → MIVKEINPHFEDYVFNWEQTYQFLVGGYGSSKSYHTALKIVLKLLKEKRTALVIREVFDTHRDSTFALFQEVVEELGLTKAVAPLSSPLQLRFQNGSRIMFKGMDNPAKLKSVHNISLIWIEECSEVKYEGFKELIGRLRHPDLKLHMICTTNPVGTSNWTYRHFFRDERNKRFVLDDSELYEKRTIVKGDTYYHHSTANDNLFLPKSYVNQLDGLKAYDPDLYRIARKGRFGVNGIRVLPQFEVLPHGQVKERIAAISKPIFRTGMDFGFEESYNAVVRLAVDPEKKYLYIYWEYYQNKMTDDRTAEALREFIDTQELIKADSAEPKSIQYFRQQGFQMVGARKFPGSRLQYTKKVKRFKKIFCSDRCENVIYELKTLTYAKDKNGALIEDEFTIDPHTLSAIWYALDDYEVADMKETVHKRIRPNRERRRS, encoded by the coding sequence ATGATTGTAAAAGAAATCAACCCTCATTTCGAAGATTACGTGTTCAATTGGGAGCAGACGTACCAATTTCTCGTCGGCGGCTACGGCTCATCCAAAAGCTATCATACCGCATTGAAAATCGTGTTAAAGCTGCTGAAGGAAAAACGGACGGCGCTTGTCATCCGTGAGGTGTTCGATACCCATCGGGATTCGACCTTCGCCTTGTTTCAAGAGGTGGTCGAAGAGCTCGGCCTCACAAAGGCTGTGGCACCCCTTTCTTCCCCGCTGCAGCTGCGGTTTCAAAACGGCAGCCGGATCATGTTCAAAGGAATGGACAATCCTGCGAAATTAAAATCAGTTCATAACATTTCATTAATATGGATTGAAGAGTGCTCAGAGGTGAAGTATGAAGGCTTTAAGGAATTAATCGGACGTCTTCGCCACCCTGACTTGAAGCTTCATATGATCTGCACCACCAATCCCGTCGGCACCTCCAATTGGACGTACCGGCATTTTTTTCGTGATGAACGCAATAAACGGTTTGTGCTGGATGACAGCGAGCTTTACGAAAAGCGGACGATTGTGAAGGGAGATACGTATTATCATCATTCCACAGCAAACGACAATCTTTTTCTCCCGAAAAGCTATGTGAATCAGCTTGACGGACTCAAGGCATATGATCCTGACCTGTACCGGATTGCCCGCAAAGGCCGATTCGGCGTCAACGGGATCAGGGTGCTGCCGCAATTCGAGGTGCTCCCGCACGGCCAAGTAAAAGAACGCATCGCAGCCATCAGCAAGCCGATATTTCGGACAGGGATGGATTTTGGCTTCGAGGAATCCTACAATGCCGTCGTCCGGCTCGCCGTCGACCCTGAAAAAAAATATCTCTACATTTATTGGGAGTATTATCAAAACAAAATGACAGATGACCGGACGGCTGAGGCGCTGCGTGAGTTTATTGACACACAGGAGTTGATCAAAGCCGACTCCGCTGAGCCGAAAAGCATTCAATATTTCCGCCAGCAGGGTTTTCAGATGGTCGGAGCCAGAAAGTTTCCCGGCTCAAGGCTTCAATACACCAAAAAGGTGAAACGATTCAAAAAGATCTTCTGTTCGGACCGCTGTGAAAATGTCATCTATGAGCTGAAGACGCTGACGTATGCAAAAGACAAAAACGGCGCGCTGATAGAGGATGAATTCACAATTGACCCGCATACGCTGTCTGCCATTTGGTATGCGCTTGATGATTATGAAGTTGCTGATATGAAAGAGACAGTACACAAACGAATCCGGCCGAACCGGGAAAGGAGGAGGTCATAA